In the genome of Candidatus Nitrosotenuis sp. DW1, one region contains:
- the glyS gene encoding glycine--tRNA ligase, producing MNYDNIMQLALERGFYFPSCEIYADAQAGFWEYGPAGASMKSKFLELWRRELVRRDGMLEIDGSQIMSQSVFEASGHLASFADPIIRCKNCSSTFRADRLIFEVSKIEIPESADLADFDKVISEKNIRCSKCKGEFDKARKFNMMFKVEIGPEGEPAYLRPETCQSIFVDFPRLFKTMRGKLPLGIAQIGKSFRNEISPRQSLLRLREFYQAEIEVFCNPNKLNDLERFSEIQDTIIRIQIDDEVKPMSCKQAVESGAIPNKFVAYYLGILTEFYEKTGIDVTKSRFRRLGEKEKAFYATVAFDFEVQTTIGWLELVACNYRSDYDLTSHANKSKEKFEVLDDEQKVLPHVFEISMGIDRSLYTILEHCLREEKENDRVVLSVKPYLAPVHVGVLSLVKKDGLKEKTDEIHLKLKRKYDAFLDHSGAIGRRYRRLDEVGAPFAITVDHQTLQDDTVTLRSRDTMEQQRIKITDIDSILSKSISFP from the coding sequence ATGAATTATGATAACATAATGCAGCTGGCACTTGAACGTGGTTTTTACTTTCCAAGTTGCGAGATTTATGCTGACGCACAAGCTGGGTTTTGGGAATATGGGCCTGCTGGTGCCAGCATGAAGTCCAAGTTTTTGGAATTATGGAGGCGAGAGCTTGTAAGACGTGACGGAATGCTAGAAATAGACGGTTCCCAAATAATGTCACAATCGGTTTTTGAGGCATCCGGTCATCTGGCAAGCTTTGCAGATCCGATAATTCGATGTAAAAACTGCAGTTCTACGTTTAGAGCAGACAGACTGATCTTTGAGGTATCCAAAATAGAGATACCTGAAAGTGCAGACCTTGCAGATTTTGACAAGGTCATTTCTGAAAAAAACATCAGATGTTCAAAGTGCAAAGGAGAGTTCGATAAGGCTAGAAAATTCAACATGATGTTCAAAGTAGAGATAGGCCCGGAAGGAGAGCCTGCTTATCTTAGGCCGGAAACATGTCAGTCCATTTTTGTCGACTTTCCAAGACTATTCAAGACCATGCGCGGAAAGCTTCCACTTGGAATTGCACAGATTGGAAAAAGCTTTAGAAACGAGATTTCCCCAAGACAGAGCCTTCTAAGACTGCGAGAGTTTTACCAGGCAGAAATCGAGGTTTTCTGTAACCCAAATAAGCTAAACGATTTGGAAAGATTTTCTGAGATCCAGGACACCATAATTCGAATTCAAATAGATGACGAGGTAAAGCCGATGAGCTGTAAGCAGGCAGTTGAATCTGGAGCTATCCCAAACAAGTTTGTAGCGTATTACTTGGGAATATTGACAGAATTTTATGAGAAGACTGGAATCGATGTAACAAAGAGTCGCTTTAGAAGACTGGGAGAAAAGGAAAAGGCGTTTTATGCCACAGTAGCATTTGATTTTGAGGTTCAAACTACAATAGGCTGGCTTGAATTGGTCGCATGTAACTATAGATCAGACTATGATCTTACAAGCCATGCAAACAAAAGCAAGGAAAAATTTGAAGTGCTCGATGATGAACAAAAGGTTCTACCGCATGTATTTGAAATTTCAATGGGAATTGATCGAAGTCTTTACACCATTTTAGAGCATTGTCTACGAGAAGAGAAAGAAAACGACAGAGTTGTTCTCTCCGTGAAACCATACTTGGCACCAGTTCATGTTGGGGTTTTGTCCCTGGTTAAAAAAGATGGCCTCAAGGAAAAAACAGACGAGATTCATCTAAAATTAAAAAGAAAATACGATGCATTTCTGGACCATTCTGGTGCCATAGGAAGAAGATATAGAAGACTAGATGAGGTGGGTGCGCCCTTTGCCATAACAGTTGATCATCAAACTTTACAGGATGACACAGTCACTCTGCGAAGCAGGGACACTATGGAACAGCAGAGGATAAAGATTACAGATATAGATTCCATATTATCAAAATCGATCTCATTTCCGTAA
- a CDS encoding DUF11 domain-containing protein: MRKIAYLLFFGLLLTFSIQQAAAIPSTDLRVIVIDPEAGGLGGSLTFSVVPSNNNISQINNVGALSGAERIAVFGGNAYVANVDKISRINLNAQGQPNPSLPSNNVEDITGAIFLSLTGIALDSNGMIYVADAIDNQIYSVNPAGAPSANNSLVSINTTFLAIRDITIDNNVLYILDTAAENGEGAIYKVDLTMPPLPLGYDAILVYSGISSESLAATNGMVVHNNEIFVSGTFSFGPGIIKINANSPYPAVEFSDNTNGELSFPFGLAIDTTGNDLYVSDNILDSPDLPSIYRFSLANTPSQPVLVTNNLLVAPAGLATLVISAPPADTQLTITKSVNATTALPGQGLLYTITATNIGPDPATSVRIHDFFPSVGTSKVESYLNQTNQLSFTAEVHDVSASTVIQTGHCERQNADLYIVICNSFGTLDAGDYVLVKLEGIISPGAQGALVNTAVVENFGTSAKATVQTDVNPSVVFSSVTKTSTPSTITAGSGSIDYIITVDNHGQDSANADGVIITDTLPNGVSSISITSEPSPNSCQILPQPNNPNQLRCGPYTISNNDLLEIHYTADVGPSSKNPLINEVNVTCANCAATQSTSTSTTILTESDLWLQKQVDKTSVIAGQDFLLYTITVTNDGPSDADHVIITDNLPSGVTFNVSASSPECSFDSQNNNAICYLTNPISPGESHVVTMNVTVNSSTTGTLPNTATVTSDSTDPNQANNQASTDPVDVISITDLSLSKTGPINTVAGRTITYNLSVTNHGPSDAVHVKVQDELPTGLTFIPYSAPNSLSDPNCQFSLGLVVCDFGNMQAGTTQTKSIQAQIALTVIGTIHNTAEVFTDTDDQNPDNNTAMLDTIVAAPFCGRAESDFANVIYGTEGKDNIKGTNQDDLIFGLGGDDKISGKDGNDCIIGGDGNDKIWSGKGNDGIEGNIGNDYLYGQDGNDTITGGDGDDKIWGGKGNDALDGNGGKDQIHGQQGIDTITGGDGDDKIWGGQDNDTINAGTGNDRVNANQGEDNVIGGDGNDWINAGIGNDVINAGLGDDKIFGMQGNDNLFGEAGDDIIHGGQGNDLLNGGPNNDQCNGAQGTNTFVDCESQKPMKEENEEAEEEEEHEDNDSHENDKDNKDKKKN; encoded by the coding sequence ATGAGAAAGATTGCTTATTTACTATTTTTTGGATTACTACTGACATTTAGTATACAACAAGCAGCTGCTATTCCATCTACAGATTTACGCGTAATTGTAATTGATCCTGAAGCTGGAGGACTTGGAGGATCATTAACATTTTCTGTCGTTCCATCAAATAATAATATATCTCAAATAAATAATGTGGGTGCTCTAAGCGGTGCAGAACGCATTGCAGTTTTTGGCGGAAATGCCTATGTTGCAAATGTTGATAAAATCTCAAGGATAAATCTGAATGCACAAGGCCAACCAAATCCCTCTCTTCCAAGTAATAATGTTGAAGATATTACAGGAGCCATTTTTTTGTCACTTACAGGAATTGCACTTGATAGTAATGGTATGATCTATGTTGCAGATGCGATTGATAACCAAATTTATTCAGTGAATCCAGCTGGAGCACCATCAGCTAATAACTCACTTGTATCGATTAATACTACATTTCTAGCTATACGTGATATAACCATTGACAATAATGTCCTTTACATTCTTGATACTGCTGCAGAAAATGGTGAAGGTGCAATCTACAAAGTTGATCTTACTATGCCTCCTCTTCCACTAGGTTACGATGCTATCCTGGTGTATTCGGGCATATCTAGTGAATCTTTGGCTGCAACAAATGGCATGGTAGTACATAATAATGAAATATTTGTTTCAGGAACATTTAGCTTTGGCCCAGGAATAATTAAAATCAATGCTAATTCTCCATACCCGGCAGTAGAATTCTCTGACAATACAAATGGAGAGCTATCATTTCCATTTGGCCTTGCAATTGATACGACAGGAAATGATTTGTATGTAAGTGATAACATTCTTGATAGCCCTGATCTTCCATCCATCTACCGCTTTAGTCTAGCTAACACACCTTCACAACCAGTACTTGTTACAAACAATTTACTTGTAGCGCCTGCAGGGCTTGCCACACTTGTAATATCTGCACCACCAGCTGATACACAATTAACCATCACAAAAAGTGTTAACGCAACAACAGCACTTCCAGGACAGGGTCTTCTTTATACTATTACAGCAACTAACATTGGACCTGATCCAGCAACATCAGTAAGAATTCACGATTTTTTCCCCAGCGTAGGTACAAGTAAAGTTGAATCATACCTAAATCAAACTAATCAATTATCATTTACAGCAGAAGTACACGATGTAAGCGCCAGTACAGTTATCCAAACAGGACATTGCGAAAGACAAAATGCCGATCTGTATATTGTAATCTGTAATAGTTTTGGCACACTTGATGCGGGTGATTATGTTTTAGTAAAACTAGAAGGCATAATTAGTCCGGGTGCTCAGGGTGCATTGGTAAATACAGCAGTTGTGGAAAATTTTGGCACAAGTGCTAAAGCTACCGTTCAAACCGATGTAAACCCATCTGTTGTTTTTTCATCTGTTACAAAGACATCTACTCCATCTACTATAACTGCAGGATCTGGTTCAATTGACTATATTATCACAGTAGACAATCACGGTCAAGATTCGGCAAACGCTGACGGAGTAATAATAACTGATACACTTCCAAACGGAGTTTCTTCCATATCGATAACATCAGAACCATCTCCAAACTCATGTCAGATCCTACCTCAACCTAACAATCCTAATCAATTAAGATGTGGTCCTTATACTATTAGTAACAATGATCTTCTTGAAATACACTACACGGCTGATGTAGGTCCAAGCTCTAAAAATCCATTGATAAATGAGGTCAATGTGACGTGTGCTAATTGTGCCGCAACACAATCAACATCTACTTCCACAACCATACTAACAGAATCAGATCTCTGGTTACAAAAACAAGTTGACAAGACCTCTGTAATAGCAGGGCAAGATTTCTTATTATACACAATAACAGTTACTAATGATGGTCCATCTGACGCAGATCATGTTATAATAACGGATAATCTACCATCCGGCGTTACATTCAACGTATCTGCTTCTTCTCCTGAATGTTCGTTTGATTCACAAAATAACAATGCTATATGCTATCTAACTAATCCAATATCACCAGGAGAGTCACATGTTGTGACTATGAATGTTACAGTTAATTCTAGCACTACTGGAACTTTACCAAATACTGCAACAGTAACGAGTGATTCTACAGATCCTAATCAAGCAAATAATCAAGCAAGTACAGATCCTGTCGATGTTATCTCAATAACAGATCTCAGTCTTTCAAAAACTGGACCTATCAATACTGTAGCTGGAAGAACAATAACATACAATTTGAGCGTCACCAACCACGGACCGTCAGATGCAGTTCATGTTAAAGTACAGGATGAACTCCCAACAGGACTGACTTTTATTCCGTATTCAGCACCTAACTCACTTAGTGATCCGAATTGCCAATTTAGTTTAGGATTGGTAGTATGTGACTTTGGAAATATGCAAGCTGGTACAACACAAACCAAATCAATTCAAGCACAAATTGCATTAACCGTAATAGGTACTATACATAATACAGCAGAAGTATTCACTGATACTGACGATCAAAACCCAGATAATAATACCGCAATGTTGGATACTATAGTAGCTGCTCCGTTTTGTGGTAGAGCGGAATCTGATTTTGCTAATGTTATTTACGGAACAGAAGGTAAAGATAACATAAAGGGAACCAACCAAGACGATCTCATCTTTGGATTGGGTGGAGATGACAAAATATCTGGAAAAGATGGAAATGACTGTATTATTGGTGGAGATGGCAATGACAAGATTTGGAGTGGTAAAGGCAATGATGGAATTGAGGGAAACATAGGTAATGACTATCTATACGGACAAGATGGAAATGATACCATAACTGGTGGAGACGGAGATGACAAAATCTGGGGCGGTAAAGGCAATGACGCACTTGACGGAAACGGGGGAAAAGATCAGATTCATGGTCAACAGGGAATTGATACCATTACTGGTGGAGACGGAGATGACAAAATCTGGGGCGGACAAGACAATGACACAATTAATGCGGGAACTGGAAATGACAGAGTCAACGCAAACCAAGGAGAAGACAATGTCATAGGTGGAGATGGAAACGACTGGATTAATGCAGGAATTGGCAATGATGTTATAAATGCAGGATTAGGAGATGACAAGATATTTGGAATGCAAGGAAATGACAATCTCTTTGGCGAAGCGGGAGACGACATAATTCATGGTGGTCAAGGCAACGACTTGTTAAATGGCGGACCAAACAATGATCAGTGTAATGGGGCGCAAGGTACAAACACGTTTGTTGATTGTGAGTCACAAAAACCAATGAAAGAGGAAAATGAGGAAGCGGAAGAGGAAGAAGAACATGAAGATAATGATAGCCATGAAAATGACAAAGATAACAAAGACAAAAAGAAGAACTAA